Below is a genomic region from Ferrovum sp. PN-J185.
TGAGGTGGGTTTGTCTTTCGTTGGTGGTGGGTTGTTGGGTCTTGGCTGGTTATTGTTGGCTATCGTATCTGGTTGGTGGATTGCTATACCATCGAGTTATTTACTGGGTATGGGTTATTATATGATTCACAACACCATGCAAACTAATGCTACACAGATGACGCCTAAAGTGAGAGGGACAGCGGTGTCTTTATTTGCCTCTTTATTCTTTTTAGGACAGTCTTTAGGGGTTATTTTATCTGCACAATGGTTGGCTCATTGGCATGAAAACAGTTTATTTTTACTGGTGGCTGTGGCCATTCCACTATTGGGTTTTGTTTTCGGCTATTTAATCCAACAACATCAACGCGCTCTTAAAAAAATATCTTAGTAGGAGGGATGCTATGAGTGAAAAACTTCATGTATCACTAATTCAACACAATCAATTTCAATTTGCAATTCATTTTGGTGACAATAAACCTGTTGTAGTAAGTGATGAAGACGCGCCATTAGGGCAGGGGATTGGTCCCACTCCTGGTCAATTGTTGTTGGCTGCTGTTGCAAATTGTATGGCTGACTCATTGCATTTTGCATTACATAAATTTAACAATCATGCTTCTCCTATAAAAGCCAATGCCAGTGGTGAAATAGGTCGTAATGCAGAAGGTCGATTACGTGTTGTTAAAATCAACATTGAATTAATATTAGGGAAAGCGGCTGACGAGATTAATCACTTAGATCGCATACTTGATCAGTTTGAGGATTTCTGCACGGTTGGAAAAAGTGTGGCTCAGGGTATCCCGCTATTTTTATCTGTATCTGACAGCACAGGAAAAGTACTGAAATAATACCGATAATCAGTTCACTCCTGCTTAAGGAGTTTTTTTACACAGAAATGGCAACAGTGAAATAATTTCTTATAACCTGTTAAAATACTATTTTTTTCGATATGTGTGGAGAGGCTCTATGAAAAAGACTCTAATCGCTCTGGCAAGTGTGTTAGTAATGGGACAGGCTTTAGCACAAGATACGGTTACTTTGGGTGCATCAGTACAAGAAACCGGTGCGTTAGCTAATACAGGCCGTTACTATCGCGATGGTTACAATTTTGCTGTGGCCAAGATCAACGCCAAAGGAGGCGTTAAGATTGCCGGAAAAAGTTATCAATTAGCACTTAAAATCCTTGATAACCAATCGGATAGTAACTTAAGCGTTCGTCAGTACGTTCAGCTACTTAACCAAGATAAAGTCAACTTTTTGCTAGGGCCCTTTGCTAGTAATTTTGCTTTGGCAGATTCGTCTGTGGCAGAGAAATTTCAAGTACCAATGATTCAAGGTGGTGGTGCTTCCGATCAAATTTTTAATCGAGGCTACAAATACATCTTTGGTACACTCCCGGTAGCTAGCCGTTACTTTGAAAGTACCGTTAGTATGATGAAAACTCTGGGCCCACAACCTAAGACCGTGGCTATTTTGTATGCTGATGATGCTTTTGATGTGTCCGTTGCTGAGGGTACACGTCAATGGGTGAAACAAGCTGGAATGAAAGTGGTACAAGATGAACGCTACAGTACCAATGCCAGCGACTTTTCAACTTTAATTTCCAAGCTACGCTCGACTAATCCTGATGCAGTATTAGTTGCAGGACATGAGACTGAAGTATTGAATTTTATACGTCAGGCCAAAAGTCTAAACTTTAATCCTAAGATGTACTCCTTTACTGTCGGTGTACCAACAGAAGATTTTCGTCACGCATTGGGTAAAGATGCCAATTATGCTTTCGGGATGACGTCCTGGGTGCCTTCACCACAAAACAAAGATGAGTATTTTGGTGATGCTAAAGTATTTGCCAGTGCCTATAAAGCTAAGTTTGGCTACGATCCTGATTACCATGCCGCTTCCGCGGTTGCCGATGTTGAAGCTTTTGCTAAAGCAATTGAGTTAGCTAACAGTATTGATCCTAAGAAGGTTCGTGATGCCATCACGCAACTTAACTTTAAATCATTGTATGGCACCGTAGCCTTTAATAAGGAAGGCCAAATTAGTTTGCCACAAACCGTCATTCAAGTTCAGCATGACGCAGTGGTGGATATTTATGGTCAGAGTTTAATCAACAAACCAATTTACCCAATGCCAAGTTGGGATAAACGTTAAACTTTATAATTGTAAAGTAACGGGAGTGCGTGGTTGGAAAAGCGCACTCCCGTTTTAGTTAATAAAGAATAAAATATGGACTTATTATTTCAAGTTATTGTGAATGGCCTACTGTTAGGGGGACTCTATGCACTTATGGCATTAGGTCTTGCCTTGGTGTGGGGTGTTCTCAATATTGTTAATCTTGCACACGGCGCACTGATAATGTTAGGTGGCTATGCTGCCTACTATTTATTTACATTATTAGGTATTGATCCCTTTTTAGCACTGCCTCTTGTCATGATTATGCTGTTTATGTTGGGCTATGTGCTACAACGATATGTATTAAGTTTAATTGCGCGTTCGCCAATGTTCAATACGTTATTGATCACATTTGGTTTAGATGTGATTTTTATGGTTGTTGCTCAATTACTGTTTACCGCTGACTTTAGAACTATCAATCCCTCCTATGCAGGAACGCATGTGACTTGGTTTAACTTAACTTTCCCAACAGTACAATTGTTCTCTTTCGTAGTAGCCATGTGTCTTACAGTTGGATTGTGGTTAATGATGTTGCACACAAAAGTAGGGCGTGCCATCCGGGCTACTGCACAAAATTTATCTGCAGCAAGATTATATGGGGTTAATCCAAAACAAATTTATGCACTGACTTTTGGTATTGGTGCGGCATTGGCTGGGGCTGCGGGAGACTTGTATGGTGTAGTCTCACAAATCACTCCTTATATCGGTGCCACACTGACTGCTAAATGTTTTGCTATTGCCATTATTGGTGGACTAGAAAATCCTTTAGGTGTGATTGTTGGTGGAATACTACTCGCATTAATTGAATCTCTTACTGCTTTGTATGTGGGCCCCACCTTTGTTGATGTGGCAAGTTTTGGTGTGTTGGTATTGGTATTAATTATTCGCCCGCAAGGGTTACTTGGGAAAACAGCATAATGAAACGCTTACTTCCTTTATTGTTGATAATAGTGTTAGGTGTACTCATAGTCCTACCGTGGATTGCAGGACCGACGTTAGTACAATTTGCTATTAATGCATTGATGTTGGCTACTCTTGCTCAGGGATGGAACATTATTGGTGGCTTTGCTGGATATGCCTCTTTTGGTAATTCCATATTCTTTGGTTTAGGCAGTTATGGTGTGGCCATTGCCATGGTGCAATGGAATCTGCCATTTGGCGTGGGGCTGGTGATTGGGGTTATTTTTTCAGTGTTATTTGCCTTAGCTATGGGTGTGCCTGTATTACGTTTACGCGGTCATTATTTTGCCATTGCTACCCTTGCTCTATCACAGGTGATGAGTGCTATTTTTTCTAACTTAGATATAGCTGGAAGAAATATTGGTTTAGTACTTCCTTTGTTAAGAAGTGATACGTTGTTTTATGAGTTATCACTTGGTTTATTGGTAATTGCTACGCTGACTGTGTTTTGGTTATCACGCAGTCGTTTTGGTTTTGGCTTAATTGCTATTCGTGAGAACGAGGATGCGGCTCAATCTATGGGGGTTAATACAACTCGTTATAAAGTGCTGGCTTTCACTTTAGCGGGGGTATTCAGTTCCTTGGCAGGAGGCATTCATGCTTACTGGATTACTTTCATTGATCCCAATAGTGCGTTTGATTTAAGCCTAAATGTGAAAATGATAATTATGGCGGTGTTTGGTGGTCCAGGGTCAGTACTGGGTCCTGTGATTGGTGCTGCTTTACTTTCAGCTGTTTCTGAATTGTTGTCTTCAACGTTATCAAGTGTTGCAAGCCTTTTCTTTGGTGTGGTGATTGTTGTTGCTGTGATACTCATGCCCAAAGGACTAACCGATTGTTGGTTGAGATTTCCCGTAACCGGATGGCGTTACTTTATCCATAATATTCGTCAGTATCGTCTATGACTACACCTATTTTATCTTTAAAAAATATCTCCAAACGCTTTGGCGGTTTATTGGCTGTTAATGGCGTACACATAGATATTATGCCAGGTGAGACAGTAGGACTCATCGGTCCCAATGGGGCAGGAAAAACCACCTTAGTGAGTTTGATTAGTGGCACACTCACTCCAACTACTGGTGATATTGTGTTTCAAGGACAAAATATTACTGCCTTGCCCGCATTTGAACGTGCCCGTCTTGGTATTGGCCGTACTTTTCAGATCATGAAGCCCTTTCCTGGACTTACCGTATTGGATAATGTAGCAGTGGGGGCACTGTATGGCACTACCACTACCAATAAAGCCTTATCTCAAGCGCGGGATGAAGCCATGGAGTGGCTCAGTCGTATGGATTTACAGAGTAAAGCCCATCAACGCGCAGAAGAATTAGGTGGACCTGATCGGAAACGCCTTGAGCTTGCTAAGGCCATGGCCATGAAACCGACGTTGTTGTTACTAGATGAGGTTATGGCCGGTCTTAATTTGGTGGAAATTGATGAAGTGATCGAGGCCATTAAAGTTGTTCGTGAAACAGGAATTTCTATCCTGGTGATTGAACACATGATGAAAGTTATTCAGTCTTTATCTGATCGCTTGTTGGTACTTCATCATGGTCAACAAATTATGGCGGGAACACCGCAAGAAGTATTAAATGATGCGCGTGTTATCGAAGCGTATTTAGGGAAACGACGAGTATGAGCAAGGTTCTATTACAGTTAAATAACTGGTACGCAGGTTATGGCGATGTGGATGTATTAAATAATCTGCATTTTAGGGTTAATGAAGGTGAGATTGTGGCACTTGTGGGTAGTAATGGCGCTGGTAAAACCACTTTATTGCGCTCATTATCGAGAACCCTTAAAGGGCGTGGTGATATTACTTTTGCTGGGCGTTCTTTATATGATGAAACTCCAGAGAAAGTATTTGAAAGTGGTTTGGTACAAGTGCCGGAAGGACGATTACTGTTTGATCAAATGAGTGTCCATGAAAATCTCTTGATGGGGGCTTACCGTCGTCAGGGAAAAGCGGCTATAGAGGCCTCTCTTGAGCGTGTTTATGGACTCTTTCCTAAATTGTATGAGCGACGTCAGCAGCGCTCTGGCAGTATGTCAGGTGGTGAGCAGCAGATGTGTGCCATGGGACGCGCGTTAATGGCTAACCCAAAACTGTTGTTGGTTGATGAAATGAGCCTTGGTTTGGCGCCGGTGATTGTTGATCAACTGCTTGAGATTTTAAGTACCATCCGTAACGAAGGTATTACTGTATTGCTGGTTGAACAGGATATTTACGCTGCTCTAGAAATTGCTGATCGTGGCTATGTAATGGTGACAGGAACCATCACGCAAAGTGGTAGTGCAGACGAGTTGAAAAATGATCCTCATATTCGTGAGGCGTATCTAGGGCTCTGATATAGTTGAGGAAATCACCATGAATCAAACGCGTTTTACTCTCACAGTTGGTTCTTGTTTTATGTTTTTAGGGGTTTTAATGGGTGCTTTTGGCGCTCACGCACTGGAACATCGTTTAAGTGTGCAAGCACAGGGATGGTGGCAAACTGCTGTGCATTATCAAATGTTGCATGGCTTAGCCTTATTGGCTTTAGGTGCCTCACGGGTGAGTGGCTTAGAGCGTGCAACACAAGCCTTAATACTTGGGATAATTATTTTTTCCGGGTCACTCTATGCCTTAGCCTTAACAAATATTCATTGGCTGGGTGCTATCACCCCAATTGGTGGCTTATTAATGATGATCGGTTGGCTGATGCTGATTTATCAATTCTGGAAAGGACGAGTCATTTAGGGTGCACTTAGTCCTGCTATTAAAACAGCAACAGTCGCCACAACCGTTAACTGTAAGCGTAAGGGTAAATACCATGCGGGTAAGGGCATGTGTTTACTGAGTCTCCTGTCTTGGTCATAGTGTACGATGAAAAAAATTGCCAATGAAATGCCAGCAACAAATGGAGGGATTAATAGAGCAAACCATCCCACTAAAGCTGGTATAACACTCCATGCGTAACGTTGTTTCTGTGTTAGGGGCGATAGGTCTTTGGTAAGCATGGCAAAAGCCCAATGTAGTGCTCCAACAAAACTTAAAATAACAGATCCGTAAGTAAGTAGGGCATCGCGCCAAATACTAGCACGATAAGAATCAAGGAAAATACTTAAGCTAAAGGCAATAAAAGGAATAAGGCCACTGTAGCCTAGAATGATGGCGGCTTTGGGTTTTACAGTAATCACTTCTTCGCTCATGGTTTTTCTCACTCAATCAAGGAACAGTTTAATGTGGTTTCTCTCTAACACAGTATTTTAACCCGGATTAGCTCATGTCAACATTGCGACTTATTTTAGGCGATCAACTTAATCCCTGTCATTCTTGGTTTGCAACTAAAAATGACAAGATCATTTATGTGTTAATGGAGTGTCGTGATGAGACAGATTATGTTGTTCATCATGGACAAAAAATCCTAGGGATTTTTGCTGCCATGAGAGATTTTGCTCGCTCTTTAACAACTGCCGGACACCGTGTTCACTATTTAACAATTGATGATCAAGCAAACTTACATAGTCTATCTAGTAATCTACTTCAGTTAGCGCAACACTACCAATGCCAACGTATTGAGTATCAAGAACCCGATGAATTTCGTGTGGATTCATTATTAGCTGCATTAAAAAATCAATTTAATGGTCAGCTTGATTGCGTTTCTACTGAACATTTTTATACACAACGGCTTGATGGCGTTCGTTTCTTTAATAACAAACAATGGTTAATGGAACGCTTTTATCGTGCCATGCGCAAACAGCATCACATTTTATTAGATGCCTCAGGTCAACCTGAGGGCGGGCAATGGAATTTTGATGAAGACAATCGTCAACCTTGGCGCAATGATGTGGCACTCACCCCTCCAAAACTCATCGAACATAATCATCACGGTTTGTGGCAAACCATCCAACAACAATCAATTCAATTTATGGGGGAGGTTGATGCTGAACACTTTATTTGGCCACTTAACCGTGAAGAAGCACTCAGTTATTTAGATGACTTTATTGAACATCGCTTAGTTAACTTTGGCCGCTTTCAAGATGCTATGGTTGTGGATCAGCCCTTCTTATTTCATTCGCTATTATCTTTTGCCTTAAACACTAAAATGATTAGTTCGCGCGAAGTGGTGAATCGGGCTATTGATGCCTATTATCAAGGTCGGGCAAGTATTGCTGCGGTAGAGGGGTTTGTTAGACAAATTATTGGCTGGCGCGAATATATCCGTATATTTTATTGGGCGCACGGTGATCAATACCAGAGTACTAATTTTTTTCAGCATCAGCGTCCTTTACCATCGTGGTTTTGGACTGGGAAGACCAAAATGCGTTGTCTATCCCAGTCAATTGGCCAGTCTCTTCAATATGCCTACGCACACCATATACAACGCTTAATGATTATTGGTAACACAGCCTTGTTATTTGGTTTTTCACCGCAAGAATTAAGTGCTTGGTATTTAGGCATTTACATTGATGCCTTTGAATGGGTAGAGCAACCTAATACGTTAGGAATGAGCCAATTTGCTGATGGTGGATTACTTGCCACCAAACCTTATGTGGCGAGTGCAGCTTATGTTAATAGAATGAGTAATTATTGCAAAGGATGTCACTATAATTTTAAGCTCCGTGAAGAGGAAAATGCCTGTCCGTTAAATGCGTTATACTGGCATTTTCATTATGTACATCGTGATCAATTAATGAAAAATCATCGTTTATCTATGGTGTATCGCCAGTGGCAGCGCTTTGATACGACTCAACAACAACAAATCTTGAATCGCGCACGTGCACTTCTCGATGATGCACAAGCATGTTAGGTTAAGGTAAGGAATATTCGTATGCAACGTTTTTTATGGGCTATAGTCTTGCTGGGTTTAAGTATACAGGTTAACGCAGAGGAGATAATTGTCTCTGCAGCAGCGAGTCTCACTAATGCACTTCAGCAAATCGCGCAGGATTTTTCGACTACCCATCCTCAAGCAACAGTGCGCTTTAATTGGGGTGGGTCAGGTACCCTCGCTCGTCAAATTGAGGCAGGCGCACCTGTTGATCTATTTATTAGTGCTTCAGACAAAGTCATGGATTCCTTGCAAACCACTTCCCTCATTGACCCTGCCTCGCGCAGTGTAGTGGTTCATAACCAATTGGTTTTAATCGTACCCATCCAGTCTTCGACTGAGATTCATGATTTTACAGATTTAGCCCAAGCCAAAAAAATTAGTATCGGCGATCCTCGGTTTGTACCTGCTGGAATGTACGCCACTCAGGTATTTCATTTTTATGATTTAACTCATCAGGTAGAAGCTCATTTAATTTTAGCCTCTCACGTTCGCCAAGTATTGACCTATGTGGCTGAGCAGGATGTAGAGGCAGGACTTGTGTACAAAACAGATGCCCTAGAGATGGCTGACAAAGTACGTATCGCGGCTTACGCTCCAGAGGATTCTCATACACCTATTGTCTATCCAGCGGCTATTGTTAAAGCCAGCCAACATAAACAATTAGCTCAAGAATTTCTTAATTATCTCAACAGTAGAGAGGCGAAAGTTATCTTTGCTCATTATGGATTTCAAACGCCATGATGGAGATTGGGCAGATACTTCTGCTGTCATTATGGATTGCGAGTTGGTCAACATTGTGTGTTGTTATATTAGGTATTGCTCTAGCGTACTTATTCGTCTTTGGACAAACCAAAAAATGGCTCTGGCTTGATACGATGGTAGCCATTCCCTTAGTGTTACCTCCCACTGTAGTAGGATTTTTATTGGTTTATTTGTTAGGCCATACCGGGCCGATCGGTGCCTTAATGTATCGCTTCAATGGTATGAGTATATTGTTTACCTGGCAGTCTGCCGTGGTAGCGGCTTCTGTGGTGTCATTACCGTTAATGGTACGCGTTACGCGTTCAGGCTTTCTTGGAGTTAATCAAGAATTCATTTTAGCGAGTCAGAGTTTAGGTAAGTCTGGATGGGTAACATTCACTCGCGTCATAGCTCCTTTGTCTCGTAATAGTATTGTGGCAGGAGCAATATTATCATTCACGCGAGCGTTAGGAGAGTTTGGTGCCACCTTGATGGTGGCGGGCAATATTCCCGGAAAAACGGCTACGCTCTCTTTGTCTATTTATACCGCGTTTGAATCAGGGGACAATCGTAGTGCGTGGATCATGGCTTTGTTGTTAACTCTCATCGCAGTCTTGTCTATGGTGATCACTTATTTATTAACCCGGAGTCGTTGGTGATGCTTGCCGTTCACTGTCACACACAACTTCCTGGTTTTAGTTTAGAAGTAGCATTACAGTTACCTTCACAACTGAGCGTTGTGTTAGGTCCTTCTGGCGCAGGTAAATCTCTTTTGTTACAAACCTTAGCAGGATGGATTAGGCCTGATAAAGGAGTTATTCGTTTCGGTGAGGAATGTTGGTTTGATCAGACAAATAATATTAATTTGTCCGTCAGAGACAGGCAGGTGGGTTTTGTTTTTCAGCATGATGCATTGTTTCCGCACATGAGTGCTCTAGAGAATATAGTATACGGACATCGTGCACCAACAAGTAGGGATGCGCGAGAGAAAGCCACAACTTTTGCACAGCGCTATCAATTGACTGAGGTTCTCTCTCTCTTTCCTCGTCAACTGTCAGGTGGTCAACGACAACGTGTAGCACTAGCGCGCACTCTGATGAGTGAGCCGCGTTTACTGTTATTGGATGAGCCTTTATCCGCTTTGGATTTTATGACTCGCCGGCACATACGTGATCAATTAATAGAGATACAACGCCAACTGTTACTACCTATGGTATTTGTGACTCATGATATTCATGAGGCGGTGTTCATGGCGGATTATTTGGTGTTGATGAACGAAGGCCAAGTGATTCAGGCAGGAGAAAAAGAACAGGTACTGACGCATCCTGCTAATAACTGGGTCAAAGAGTGGTTAGCGGAAGTACGTTAATAAGCAATAGCCAATTCATCCCATTCTGTGGTGTAACGAGGTGAGCGTTTTTCAAGGCGCACAGACCAAGAGCGTGATAAATGTTTAAGAGCACTGCTGCCAAAGGTAATGGTGTTGCCACCAAAGCGTTGGTTGAGTGTGTCAATGGAGTGCATCAATCGTTCACTGCTGTGTAGATCAATGTCACTAAATAACTGTTGCTGTTGTTTGGTTTTATCGGATAAATCAAGTAATACGACGCCCACTTTATGATAAAGCAGTCCTGGTTTGAAAATACGTTGCAATCCTCTGATCGCTGCTTGATTAAGAAGACGTGTGTCATCACTACTTATTGCTAGAGATTCAAGAGCATGATTGCTGTAATGAATTTCTTTTTGACGAAAGGGGTTGGTACGAATAAATACGCCCACTGTATGACAAAGAGATCCTTCTTCACGCAATTGAAGCGCTGCTCGATGCATATGAAAAATCACAGCCTCTTCTACAGATGAGTAGGAAAGGGTAGGTTGACCAAAACTGCGGCTACAAATAAT
It encodes:
- a CDS encoding OsmC family protein, which translates into the protein MSEKLHVSLIQHNQFQFAIHFGDNKPVVVSDEDAPLGQGIGPTPGQLLLAAVANCMADSLHFALHKFNNHASPIKANASGEIGRNAEGRLRVVKINIELILGKAADEINHLDRILDQFEDFCTVGKSVAQGIPLFLSVSDSTGKVLK
- a CDS encoding amino acid ABC transporter substrate-binding protein, whose protein sequence is MKKTLIALASVLVMGQALAQDTVTLGASVQETGALANTGRYYRDGYNFAVAKINAKGGVKIAGKSYQLALKILDNQSDSNLSVRQYVQLLNQDKVNFLLGPFASNFALADSSVAEKFQVPMIQGGGASDQIFNRGYKYIFGTLPVASRYFESTVSMMKTLGPQPKTVAILYADDAFDVSVAEGTRQWVKQAGMKVVQDERYSTNASDFSTLISKLRSTNPDAVLVAGHETEVLNFIRQAKSLNFNPKMYSFTVGVPTEDFRHALGKDANYAFGMTSWVPSPQNKDEYFGDAKVFASAYKAKFGYDPDYHAASAVADVEAFAKAIELANSIDPKKVRDAITQLNFKSLYGTVAFNKEGQISLPQTVIQVQHDAVVDIYGQSLINKPIYPMPSWDKR
- a CDS encoding branched-chain amino acid ABC transporter permease, which translates into the protein MDLLFQVIVNGLLLGGLYALMALGLALVWGVLNIVNLAHGALIMLGGYAAYYLFTLLGIDPFLALPLVMIMLFMLGYVLQRYVLSLIARSPMFNTLLITFGLDVIFMVVAQLLFTADFRTINPSYAGTHVTWFNLTFPTVQLFSFVVAMCLTVGLWLMMLHTKVGRAIRATAQNLSAARLYGVNPKQIYALTFGIGAALAGAAGDLYGVVSQITPYIGATLTAKCFAIAIIGGLENPLGVIVGGILLALIESLTALYVGPTFVDVASFGVLVLVLIIRPQGLLGKTA
- a CDS encoding branched-chain amino acid ABC transporter permease: MKRLLPLLLIIVLGVLIVLPWIAGPTLVQFAINALMLATLAQGWNIIGGFAGYASFGNSIFFGLGSYGVAIAMVQWNLPFGVGLVIGVIFSVLFALAMGVPVLRLRGHYFAIATLALSQVMSAIFSNLDIAGRNIGLVLPLLRSDTLFYELSLGLLVIATLTVFWLSRSRFGFGLIAIRENEDAAQSMGVNTTRYKVLAFTLAGVFSSLAGGIHAYWITFIDPNSAFDLSLNVKMIIMAVFGGPGSVLGPVIGAALLSAVSELLSSTLSSVASLFFGVVIVVAVILMPKGLTDCWLRFPVTGWRYFIHNIRQYRL
- a CDS encoding ABC transporter ATP-binding protein — protein: MTTPILSLKNISKRFGGLLAVNGVHIDIMPGETVGLIGPNGAGKTTLVSLISGTLTPTTGDIVFQGQNITALPAFERARLGIGRTFQIMKPFPGLTVLDNVAVGALYGTTTTNKALSQARDEAMEWLSRMDLQSKAHQRAEELGGPDRKRLELAKAMAMKPTLLLLDEVMAGLNLVEIDEVIEAIKVVRETGISILVIEHMMKVIQSLSDRLLVLHHGQQIMAGTPQEVLNDARVIEAYLGKRRV
- a CDS encoding ABC transporter ATP-binding protein — its product is MSKVLLQLNNWYAGYGDVDVLNNLHFRVNEGEIVALVGSNGAGKTTLLRSLSRTLKGRGDITFAGRSLYDETPEKVFESGLVQVPEGRLLFDQMSVHENLLMGAYRRQGKAAIEASLERVYGLFPKLYERRQQRSGSMSGGEQQMCAMGRALMANPKLLLVDEMSLGLAPVIVDQLLEILSTIRNEGITVLLVEQDIYAALEIADRGYVMVTGTITQSGSADELKNDPHIREAYLGL
- a CDS encoding DUF423 domain-containing protein, whose amino-acid sequence is MNQTRFTLTVGSCFMFLGVLMGAFGAHALEHRLSVQAQGWWQTAVHYQMLHGLALLALGASRVSGLERATQALILGIIIFSGSLYALALTNIHWLGAITPIGGLLMMIGWLMLIYQFWKGRVI
- a CDS encoding DUF3429 domain-containing protein — encoded protein: MSEEVITVKPKAAIILGYSGLIPFIAFSLSIFLDSYRASIWRDALLTYGSVILSFVGALHWAFAMLTKDLSPLTQKQRYAWSVIPALVGWFALLIPPFVAGISLAIFFIVHYDQDRRLSKHMPLPAWYLPLRLQLTVVATVAVLIAGLSAP
- a CDS encoding cryptochrome/photolyase family protein — its product is MSTLRLILGDQLNPCHSWFATKNDKIIYVLMECRDETDYVVHHGQKILGIFAAMRDFARSLTTAGHRVHYLTIDDQANLHSLSSNLLQLAQHYQCQRIEYQEPDEFRVDSLLAALKNQFNGQLDCVSTEHFYTQRLDGVRFFNNKQWLMERFYRAMRKQHHILLDASGQPEGGQWNFDEDNRQPWRNDVALTPPKLIEHNHHGLWQTIQQQSIQFMGEVDAEHFIWPLNREEALSYLDDFIEHRLVNFGRFQDAMVVDQPFLFHSLLSFALNTKMISSREVVNRAIDAYYQGRASIAAVEGFVRQIIGWREYIRIFYWAHGDQYQSTNFFQHQRPLPSWFWTGKTKMRCLSQSIGQSLQYAYAHHIQRLMIIGNTALLFGFSPQELSAWYLGIYIDAFEWVEQPNTLGMSQFADGGLLATKPYVASAAYVNRMSNYCKGCHYNFKLREEENACPLNALYWHFHYVHRDQLMKNHRLSMVYRQWQRFDTTQQQQILNRARALLDDAQAC
- the modA gene encoding molybdate ABC transporter substrate-binding protein is translated as MQRFLWAIVLLGLSIQVNAEEIIVSAAASLTNALQQIAQDFSTTHPQATVRFNWGGSGTLARQIEAGAPVDLFISASDKVMDSLQTTSLIDPASRSVVVHNQLVLIVPIQSSTEIHDFTDLAQAKKISIGDPRFVPAGMYATQVFHFYDLTHQVEAHLILASHVRQVLTYVAEQDVEAGLVYKTDALEMADKVRIAAYAPEDSHTPIVYPAAIVKASQHKQLAQEFLNYLNSREAKVIFAHYGFQTP
- the modB gene encoding molybdate ABC transporter permease subunit; amino-acid sequence: MMEIGQILLLSLWIASWSTLCVVILGIALAYLFVFGQTKKWLWLDTMVAIPLVLPPTVVGFLLVYLLGHTGPIGALMYRFNGMSILFTWQSAVVAASVVSLPLMVRVTRSGFLGVNQEFILASQSLGKSGWVTFTRVIAPLSRNSIVAGAILSFTRALGEFGATLMVAGNIPGKTATLSLSIYTAFESGDNRSAWIMALLLTLIAVLSMVITYLLTRSRW
- a CDS encoding sulfate/molybdate ABC transporter ATP-binding protein, which codes for MDHGFVVNSHRSLVYGDHLFINPESLVMLAVHCHTQLPGFSLEVALQLPSQLSVVLGPSGAGKSLLLQTLAGWIRPDKGVIRFGEECWFDQTNNINLSVRDRQVGFVFQHDALFPHMSALENIVYGHRAPTSRDAREKATTFAQRYQLTEVLSLFPRQLSGGQRQRVALARTLMSEPRLLLLDEPLSALDFMTRRHIRDQLIEIQRQLLLPMVFVTHDIHEAVFMADYLVLMNEGQVIQAGEKEQVLTHPANNWVKEWLAEVR